One part of the Anaerolineae bacterium genome encodes these proteins:
- a CDS encoding putative RNA polymerase sigma factor, whose amino-acid sequence MPDWQSKTDQELVDLAQKGNLEAFEELYQRYSEAIYRYLYAHLSHEQDAEDLTADVFLNLWRTLPDYQPKDRVPFYVFLYRIARNRLVDEFRRQKTRAGDSDSSEVGEENATPGASPLVIAGMEVGDLHRYLLKLPPDYRTVLVLRFLNDLSYEETAQVMGKSYGAVRVLQYRALAALRRLMERGEL is encoded by the coding sequence ATGCCAGATTGGCAATCAAAAACCGATCAAGAGTTGGTTGATCTTGCCCAGAAAGGGAATTTAGAAGCGTTTGAAGAGCTTTATCAGCGCTACAGTGAAGCGATCTATCGGTATCTATACGCGCATTTGAGTCATGAGCAGGATGCAGAAGATTTGACCGCCGACGTTTTTCTCAATCTCTGGCGCACTTTGCCTGACTATCAACCCAAAGATCGGGTGCCGTTTTACGTCTTCCTTTACCGCATTGCCCGCAATCGGCTGGTTGATGAATTTCGCCGCCAGAAAACCCGCGCCGGGGATAGCGATAGCTCCGAAGTAGGCGAGGAAAACGCTACGCCAGGCGCTTCACCTCTGGTGATTGCCGGCATGGAGGTTGGCGATCTGCATCGTTACCTGCTAAAACTGCCACCGGATTATCGCACGGTTCTGGTCTTGCGCTTTCTCAACGATCTGAGTTATGAAGAGACTGCTCAGGTGATGGGCAAATCCTATGGCGCCGTGCGGGTTTTACAATATCGCGCGCTGGCTGCCCTGCGCCGCCTGATGGAAAGAGGTGAATTATGA
- a CDS encoding Coenzyme F420-0:L-glutamate ligase, which translates to MPLILTPLQGFPLIKNGDDLVGLTVQALSASGITLDNGDILVFAQKIVSKAEGRWVNLATVTPSPDALELARQIEKDPRLVELILKESRAVLRTRPGTIVVEHRLGFVCANAGIDHSNVAGLGTAQEEWVLLLPEDPDASARRIRDGIQSRLDVSIGVMIIDSHGRAWRLGTVGVAIGLAGLPGLVDLRGQPDLFGYRLRITQVGVADELAAAASLVMGQAAEGTPVVHVRGFPYPLREATLVELLRPPDQDLFR; encoded by the coding sequence ATGCCCCTGATCCTGACTCCCCTGCAAGGATTTCCACTCATCAAAAATGGTGATGATCTGGTCGGCTTGACCGTTCAAGCCCTCTCAGCCAGTGGAATCACCCTGGACAACGGTGATATTCTGGTTTTTGCCCAGAAGATCGTGTCCAAAGCCGAAGGGCGCTGGGTGAATCTGGCGACGGTCACACCTTCCCCTGACGCCCTGGAACTGGCACGCCAGATCGAGAAAGACCCTCGCCTGGTTGAGTTGATCCTGAAAGAGAGCCGCGCCGTGCTACGCACCCGCCCTGGCACGATCGTGGTGGAACATCGCCTGGGATTCGTGTGTGCCAATGCCGGAATCGACCACTCGAACGTTGCCGGGTTAGGCACGGCGCAGGAAGAATGGGTGCTCCTGTTGCCCGAAGACCCCGATGCTTCGGCAAGGCGCATCCGGGACGGCATCCAGTCCCGCCTGGACGTTTCAATTGGGGTTATGATCATCGATTCGCATGGGCGCGCCTGGCGCCTGGGGACGGTGGGGGTGGCAATTGGCTTAGCCGGGCTGCCCGGTCTGGTGGATTTGCGTGGCCAGCCCGATCTCTTCGGTTATCGTTTGCGAATCACGCAGGTGGGGGTGGCCGATGAACTGGCAGCCGCAGCTTCGCTGGTCATGGGGCAGGCTGCCGAAGGCACCCCGGTCGTCCATGTGCGCGGCTTTCCTTACCCGCTGCGCGAGGCAACCCTGGTTGAACTCTTACGACCGCCTGACCAAGATCTGTTTCGGTGA